The following nucleotide sequence is from Choristoneura fumiferana chromosome 22, NRCan_CFum_1, whole genome shotgun sequence.
AAGACGAACACCGCTAAATCCAAGTGAAACTGGGAaggacatgtctgccggatgcattcggatcgctgggccaaaatcaccactgattgggtGCCATGCTAGGGGCAgcggagcagaggtaggcctgAAAGGAAGCGGCGGGACTGGCAACGTTTTACCGAAGCCAGAggcgagtggaaggagaaaagGAAGGCTTTTACGGCAATGACGGCCACAatggtcccaccggaagaccaacGCTAGCTCTTGAGcaggcattatgctgaggtgggtccatTTCGTGAACAGTAACTTATACACTGTTTTCTTTGTCTgtcttttatgtaattatttcaaGTCACTGTTTCGAATAAACgtattttctttccttctttctttcttctttctttcgttACCCAACAGTGCACCCAGTACCACAGTACCCAACACTGCAtaaactatatttaaaaaaaaacataggtactcAAGTTAACAAGTTAATTTGGAAAACTCCGCAGCGGCTTTTCGTCCAAAAACTCCTCAATGCCTCAAGTCGAAAGTCTAATAAGTGCGTGTTGCCAATGATTACATATGGATCCGACACTTGGTGCTTCACTATACGCCTTATCAATGCTCAAAGTTACtactcagcgagctatggagagagcattAGATATATTCAAAATACTCACGACTCTGCGGCTCAAACAACAAGAACTCCGGGTCCACGTTCAGATTTCCCACCCTCCCCTGCGCGAGAGTGTCGCGCACCACGCGCTCCCAGCGCTGCCTGCTGTCTCGCTCGCTCTCGTCGCGCTCAGCGGGTGCGAGCGAGCGCGCGCTAGAGCCTTCGATTAAATTCGTGTCGATGCTCTTGAGAGTGAGATCAGCTATTATGGCTTTGGTCTCGTTTCTGGAaagaaaattaatcataatttaatgtaatttgaaaCACACAAGATGAGCATTTCAAATTGGTATAGGTACAGAGACGTGGTGCTCTGAGTTGTTCAGCGAGCTATgaagagggctatgctcggattTTCTTTATGGGAACGAAACAGAAATGAAGAGACTGGAGAAGATCACCATAGCCAAGCGATTAGATAAGccatagccaagtgaattagctcgttgaagtgacaatgggcaggccatataggatagctgaaaagttctcgaatggagaccgcggatcggcaagcgcagcataggacgtccatcaacatgatggacggatgatctgataaaataattgattgaataaagatattttgacttttaaagCCGCGTGTTCAAGGCGGatgccgctgccaaccgaagcaactggaggtctatgggggagacgtccactgttgtgtTGTTcagcctcccctttagaacgtaACAATGAACAGCTTGCCACTAGCACCACAAGTTGCCACAACTCCCACGATGTCGTCCGGTTCGTTAAGTATCCTCGAGAACCTTTATTGAGACTAACTTGGAAACCCCTCGTTACTCTGACAACCTAGTACTTGAAGGCGACTCACTGCATGAATCCGTTGAGCTGCAGCCCGTGGTACCCCTTAATGTTGGCCACTTCTTTGCTGAGGCTGTCGACGACTTGTCTCTTGAGGTCCTCGTATTCCTGCGAGCCTGGTGCGGGAGTCTTGAAGCTGTCGGCGAGCCCCGTGATGCGGATCAGCATTGTGTACGCGGTCTGTCCGGGGAGAACTGCCTCGGTCGTGGATTCTTCTTCCGCAGGTTCTGGAATAGAGGTTAATTGAAATTAGGTTCTAGAGGACTTAGAAAGATGTGCTTGGAGAAGATAGACTAAGATGAAAGGGAAAATTAATGTGAAGAGGTCTCTCTTGGGTCGAATAAGGCTtcttttccaccagagatgtgcaaggatgcgAGGACTGcatttgtcatgaaccaatagaaacgttttatttacctGTCCTCGCTCAGCGCGGCTCTATAAAATGACTAGCGGAGCGAGAATagctaaatgaagcgtttttattgcataaccgacacattcctcgcaacgcatcttcacaacctctggtggaaacacagcttaAGTTTGGAACGATTTTACCAGACTGCTTGATGAAGTGTTATGTTTTTTTCAACGTATCTCTTGTGCTCTCTATACTCACCAGGCCCGCAAGGCTTGATGCACACTCTGTGCTCGGACACTATCGGCGTGTGCGCATGTTTGCTGGTGCGCTTGTTGACGGGGTCGAAGCCGCCGCCGTGCGGGATGAACATCATGTACAGACACTGTGTGTCTGTGAACGACAGGTCCTggaaacaatagtacattattgaagaggtatatttttaatacaagttttttgctgactgtactttctaTTGACTGTACTCGCACTGTCACCGAAACTAATTCTgtattaaatttcaagtcaatgctattaaccgttgaggagttccgtcttacggagacgatcctgaacGTATTTTCACCggacttacataagtatgcctcACGTCAAATTGACCActgaagtgggtcaaatttgacgtgcaagatttgattacacagAGACAATGGGATaggtgaaaataaatataagcttgtaaaaaagctGTGATAGCTGGTTTTGACCTATATGGTCTCTGAAGCAGAGTGTTATGTGTTTGAGCTCGGGCTTGCTCTGAATTTTTCCGAATGTATAagcaaaaatacatttaaaatttaccatgaggAAACCTTGTACACAATTGTGAAGAAATTCAAAAACCacaaaaatgtgtgtgaatttcccaataCGCACGCGTGGTAaagcccaagccttctcattatGAGAGATCTGTGTTCTGGAGCCGGACGTATATAGACCGAGATGAGATGATGTGCACCCAAGAcagcgcagcataggacgtccaccaacgagatggacgaacgacctggtcaaagccgcgggttcacgatggacgcaggccgcttccaaccaaagcaaccaGAGGTCTATGGCGGGTGTCCAACAGGAGACGTCGTTTTACCATTTGTTTTTGTCACAcagtataagacgagggtagaaagagattaATGCGACCGCGAGCGTCAGCGCGTTTGACAAAACGGCCTCAAGTCTATAACGCTTTCGGCCTCAGATGCTTACCTTTGAGTCTTTAGTGTCCCGTTTCCGCACGAAGCTGAGCGTGGTGACGCCGTCTATGATGCTGCCGGCTTCCTTGCTGATGTCCTGGTGCGCGTCCACTCTTGGGGCCGCGTACCCCGACACCCACGTGTCCATGATGAACGGCCGCGAAGACCGAGGGTCCACCCACCCGATGATGGCGTCCGTTTGGGACTGAGAGACAACCAAACTCCGTTCAATACGATACgagtaattttataattttgttttgaaaaaaatactttgtgcAAAGATTCTTGTGGCGCATTCCTCTTGGACTTGATGGTCTTTTTGAAAGTTTTGGTAGAAACACTttcgaaaaaagtgacagtgatgtaaaagagcccattgctgtagaataaactttttgatttttgtGTTTGAGAACCGGAATAGGCCAGAAGCCGAGGTAGCTTAATGGTTTGACattatgacctctcaagcagagggtcgtgggttcgaaccggGGCTCGCACTTCGGAGTtcttcggaatttatgtgcgaaactACAATTGAACGATGCATATTTTGTTACATATTTCAAATTCATTTAACTAGGTCAATATGAAACGAACTAAACTAAGTAAGCTAATTTGATCTTAGTCTAGTCTAGCCtgaattgacaaaaaaaaatatcaatatttcaaaagcatCTATACGATGTAACCAACTACAAAGGATTatttaataactagcttttgcccgcggcttcgcctgcgtggaattcggttatcgcgcgctgttccctcgggaactgtgcattttttcgggataaaaagtagctttttttttatttaactggatggcaaacgagcaagtgggtctcctaatgataagagatcaccaccgcccatagacacctgcaacaccacggggattgcagatgcgatgccaacctagaggcctaagatgggatacctcaagtgccagtaatttcaccggctgtcttactctccacgccgaaacacaacactgcaagcactgctgtttcacggcaggattagcgagcaagatggtggtagcaatccgggcggaccttgcacaaggtcctaccacctgcaaaaagctatgtcactctctggtcaaaaatcacgtcgatccgtcgctaaatttcgacgtgaaagacggataaacatacacacaaacatacaaacacacacacttttgcatttaaaatattagtataaaGAATGAATTTTGTACGCTTTGCTTAAAGGAGCCCCGCAAAGCGAAGCTTCTACACCTCTTTGGCACTCACCATTCTCTTATCATTGCTGAACCCAATCCCAGTCCAGGTCTTGGTATCTTTGGTGAGGATGGTGAACCGCACGGAGTCTTTCCCCCTCTTCTGCCCGAGGTACTCCCAGCTGGCGTGGTAGTCACAAGAGTTGTTGCCCAACTCGCAGTTGGCGGGCAGCTTGAAGTAGCCGCCGCACTTGTTCGGGAGGGGCAGGATGCCGCCGAGAGACGCGGATTTTGTTTCTTCTGTAAAATAGAAAGGGTAAATATAAACCTACAAGCAGTTCACCTTTTCGATACTAGATGGCGGTAGGGTACATGCACAATTGCTTTATTATGCCTCTCTACAGAGTTCACTCTGGGCATGTAGCTCGTACTCGGGTAATAAAAGCgctgtttgtgtgcgtgtgtgagATTGTAACTACCTATCATAGAAAATATCACAAAAAGGCCACTTGTTATTTGATATTCCAAGGGCATCgacatgtaagtaggtacatacacacatactccTGTTAAATCCCAAAGTCTCAAGAGTCTCAACCGCTAAGAGTTACATGAAATTTATCAAAGGTGTTCTTCTTACAACATAaatcaataggtaggtacttacagtgTTGGATCATGCAAgtcagaatttcaattcaccTGACTTTCAACTTAAGGCCCGACTACACGTAGCAATATGCATGCGCAAACGGCTTGTGCAAATATTAGCGCAAAAATTCCATTTGTGCGGTATACCGTGTTGCCGTCTTAACGCACATGCTTGCTTGAGCAAATTGGAATTTGCGCATGATTGAGCGTGTAGCAGGAACCTAAGGTGCAAGACTTACCAAAGAAGTTAATCTTAGCCACCCCCCTCTGCCCCCCATGGCCGTGGTACTTCAGCTCGTCCTGCCGGTAGAAGTCCTTGACAGCGGCTTTCCCCTGCTCGAGGCCGGAGGGCGGCGCGTGCCGGTACTGGCCCGGCTCCTGGCCGCGCGCCCAGATCACGTGCATCACGTCGTCCACGATTGAATGGTCTGTTGGCTCTTTTGCCTGCagaaaagtcaaagtcaaagttttcGTGCTCGTAAACTTCGAGTTTAAgatggatctaggcgacataaaatgactttttatgctctagtgtataaagttaaatcttcgtctaaaaatagttttatattttttcaacaaatcgtaatttacattaataaataaacaaaattaataaccCAGTAAGTGAagaattgttttcactgttctTATTTAGTTTCCTCGCAATCAAAGTGCAAAAGTGTGAACATCACGGGTAGAATGGCTCGGTTTATGCTCatattgtacaatctactattgattcTGACAACACGTAACAGTAGTCAAAGTCAACgtatccacgatcctctgctggagaggccatagatcaaaccacaaggccactACGGCTTTTCATATTAGTCTGTAAAAGCTCCATACCTGCAACTTCCTCCTGAACATGATGGTGGTGACGCCATTCTCCTCGAAGCCTGAAGCTGCCGTGATGTCATCGTGGCCCCCCCAGAACGTGTCCACGCGCGGCGTCGACCTGCGAATGGTACAGTTAGTGCCGTCATTGAATCCTGAACCACGAGGCCATATTCTcgcatttattatttctttctttttaacggtgtaagatggtgacagaaagagatggtgaaagcggATGTTTCCCGTTCGTCCGATCAGTCGACCAGTTAATCGACCTGGAATCGgatggtatttatttttttgcgatGGCAAAAGCCCGTGCGTtggttagacaataaggcctacGGTTTCCACCTCGAACAGAGCGGACTCATTAAGGACTTAATATAACTAAACTGTATTCAATACAAGTAcgtgggcgaccgagctttgctcgagcttaaactcgttaataagcgttttcccagagataagaccaagctagatcgatttatcatccccgaaaacccgtcagagccgtttccgagatccccaaaatatatatatatatacaagaattattgctcatttaaaggtattagaatAAGCATATTTAGCAAAACTCTTTTATATGAATAGAAACTATAGTACGACAATGTGTCTCTTGGAACTTACCAAAGTCACATTCTAAgattcaaataaaaatgttaatttacCTATCTCTAGTGTAATAGTCCAACACTCTGTGATAGTTCCCTCTGGCAGTGCCGATTACTATATCAGTGCAGTCCATGGGGTTAAAGTCGAATTTAGGCACGTACTCGTGAGCAGGGAAGTGACCTGGAAACGAAGTATAAGCAAATTAACAATGCAACTCTAATATAAGACGTCCCGCGAAAAAGTATCCAAATCATATAGTATCCGGGTTTTTAGCAGCTTtctaattaactttttaaaattctaCCTTCGAGATGTGATGTGAATCATAGCTTCTAAACAAGTATCTATTgcagcaaaaattaaaaaaggaaaACTAATACAAGTAAATTCCACTGACGCTTATTCTTGAGGCATTTTGTGGATATTTATGTAGGCATCAAAAAGACAGTTTATATTTGATTTCTATATAAAAAGCACAAGTAAACGATCAGAACAATTAAGAATCTTAGTATGAAACAGATATCCCAGAGGGTTAAATATTTACAGAGGTAATTACAAGAGAAAATTAGTAAGAATCGGTAGTAAAAGTAGTGATTtctataaaagaaaagaaaattgaaATCTGTGTACAGAATCTTTAAACAGGCAAACAAGAACCTGAAACAAAGATCATCCTtctaaatgttaataaaaaactCAGAAATGAACACACACCTTATTAAAACGTCAAGAAAAAGGAAGGAAAGGAGAGGGAAATAAGAGGAAAAAGGTGAAGCATAGGCCAAGCTTGGCGAAGCAAAGCTTTAGAAAAATAGAAGCCTACTACAAAACATAGGTATTTTGTATGTCGTGTCCCTGACAACATACTAAAAAGGCACTTAGTACTTACTGCCACTGTCATGGTGGTTTTTGGCATTCTAAAAACAGACGAAGTCAATTTACAAGTGCTAGTTACAGACAATAACGTTCATGCATTACGTTAGTCACCTTAAACCTCCGTGATAAATTGCTGTACAGAACATATAAAAACATTCAATAGCAATCATTGTAAtcatgtacgagtaggtacaactTAATTCCGGTTACAAAAAGTGTTTGAAGTCAATGTGGCCGgcaattaataaatgaaatcgTAGAAACAAAGGTCCTATCTAAAGGTCTAAAAGAAAGATTCAAATGTTTGCTATAGAATGTTTTAACTGTGCAAAGCTAGTGCGTTACCTGCTTCTTCTTTAAGTCCTTTCACTAGCAAAGTCTCGCGATCCGGTTCAGCTTTGGGTTCGGGGGTTGGTTCCGGTTCAGATTTAGGTTCCGGACTAGGTTCAGGTTCTGTTTCGGGTTCAGGTGATGGTTCGggttctgattttggttctggTTCAGATTTAGGTTCTGGACTAGGTTCTGGTTCTGATTTAGGTTCAGGAGTGGGTTCAGGTAGAACATTAAGCTCGGCTTTAATTTTGGGATTAGGAATGGGTTTTGTTTTAGGTTCTGATTTGTTTGGTTCTGGAGAAGGCTCTGGCTCTGACTTTGGTTCAGGGGAAGGTTCCGGTTCAGATTTAGGCTCTGGAGTCGGTTCGGGTTCTGATTTTGGTTCGGGAGTAGGTTCTGGTAGAGCATTAAGTTCGGCCTTAATTTTGGGATTAGGAATGGATTTTGTTTTAGGTTCTGAGGTAGGTTCGGGCTCCGCTTTAGGTTCTGAAGTTGGTTCAGGCTCAGACTTAGGTTCAGGTTCGGGTTTAGGTTCAGCTGTAGGTTCGGGTTCCGCTTTTGGTTCAGCTGTAGGTTCTGGTTCTGCTTTTGGTTCAGCTGTAGGTTCAGGTTCAGCCTTAGGTTCTAGGATAGTATCAGTAACAGACTTAGGTTCAGGGGAAGGCTCAGGTTCTGCTTTAGGTTCAACGTTAGTTTCTGGTTCAGGTTTAGATTCAACAGTAGGTTCAGAAGTGGGTTCAGGTGTGGTCACAGGTGGTGGAGTAGTTGGAGTAGTAGAAGTTACTCTCTTAGACTTTGGTACAAATTTAGACCTATTTTTTGGTAAAGGCTTAGGTTCTAAGGATGGTACGGGATTGTCTAGCTTATGGTCATGTACAGAGGACGAGGTTTCCACATCTGTAAAGTAAAGGTGACCATGCGATATCGTGCGAGGCAGTTGACAGCGTAAATATTTTACAGGCTTTCGGGAATTTTACGAGACGTTTTTGTTAAGCGTGATTACTTCAATGAGCTGTAGTTGCAGCGAACACAAAATGCTATGAACCTCGCTCACAGCATTTTTTGTGGTGAATCAGCTCGTCCAATAAGaatgcaaaataaatgtttgaggAACGCGAATTTTCGGCAAAGCGCCAACTATTAATTGTCTTCTACAATTGCAAGCAAAATTATGTGTTAGGTATTTGATATAATCTATGCCTGTCTAAGATTATGTACGCCACCTGGCATCACTTATATATATAAACGATCTGATTGTTTTGTATTTACTAAGATTCacttattttattgaataaaataccCAAAAGTCTGCCAAAATGTGCACGAGTTAAAACATTTTTGCTGTTCATTTTcatataatatatttacattagtgtttttaaattttagtcgTGGTGTGCGAGGCTTGCACTGTGTGTGTAAAGTGCCATTAAATTTGAATCCAACTAATGTAGTCCAGTGTAAAATTAGATAAATTTTGACACATTAAAGTTATATAGAACAGAAAAGTGTTCAAAATTATCCATATTCTTTCATTGGTTATACCGTGTAGTGCTTTTAATATGTTTTACTTACTTTCTTCAGTATCTCGTTTGCGACGACctttaagaaaaaaagaattattgtattgttacaaaaCAAGACAAATCTATGTTTTCccaatgtcaataaaaaatattaattgaataTTAAGAAAGTAAGTAATTTAAGAAAAGGGTTTACCTTTAGAACTCGATACTTTGTATGATACGCTAGTCTTTACTGTGACATCATCACCAAGATTCTTAAAGTCAATGCCATCTAATGAATGCATAGCGACTCTTTTATTCCTATTGTCAGATTCTGATAATCTCGTTGTGGTTTCTGGTTCAGAAGTTGGTTCTGGTTTTGGTTCAGCGGATGGCTCTGGCTCGGCTTTTGGTTCCGCTGTCGgttctggttccgctttcggttctgCACTTGGTTCCGGTTCTGCCTTTGGTTCTGCGGAAGGTTCAGGTTCTGCCTTTGGTTCTGCGGAAGGTTCTGGTTCTGCCTTTGGTTCAGCGCTAGGTTCCGGTTCGGATTTCGGTTCTGGACTTGGTTCAGGCGCCGTGTTCGGCTCTGACTTTGGTTCTGGTACAGGCAATGGTTCAGGATTTGGTGTGCTTGCTAGTAATAGTAAattaatggttttaattttctttgatTTCTCTGTTAAATGTAAAGAACTCACAATAGCCAAAAGTTTAGGTGAATTTAAACTTACTTTTATCTGCAAGAGGAGGTCCTAAAACCGGGAAGTTTTTGCACTCTTTCGTCAAGCCACTTGGCCTCCAACCGATAGCTGAAATATAAATTTAGAAAACTTAGTTCCCGCAGGACAGTTGTAACTTCTAAgtggtacgagtatgtacatcTGTACGATGATGTACGATGTACATGAGTTGTTACAAGTTTATGGAGCTACTTAAGTATTATATGATTTGTCGCAAACACATGCAAATATAAAACTAGTGTAGTGTATCCCATGTACAAGTTGCTTATAATGTATATTAAACAATGTCATTCAAATTTAATATTCTTGAATTGAATAATAGGCTTTAGTTGACAAAAACTTATACAATTCATGTTTAAATTCtataatgcagttttttttatttgactggatggcaaacgagcaagttttcaaaattattttatcaattattAGATTTTTCGTAGCGTCTGTAGTTCTTTTATTATAACAAAACAttcattgcaggtggtaggaccttgctcgctaatcctgccgtgaagcagcagtgcttgcactgttgtgtttcgtgatggagagtaagacagtcggtgaaattactggcacttgaggtatcccatcttgggcctccaggttggcaacgcatctgcaacacacccctggtgttgcagatgtttatgggcggtggtgatctctaaccatcaggagacccacctgctcgtttgccacccagtcgaataaaaaaaatatacatgataTTTCTCACATAAGTGACACATTACAGATTATAATTATCTATAATGGAAAATTTGACAGTATAGTGTTTGGgtgtgtatgtctgttactccttaacgctaaaacgactggacggattttgatgaaatttggtatgtaggctacttttgtcccgatattcccacgggaatggGATAGAACCTCTAAATTTCATCCGatttagagtaatgaaattcaGTACAGTTCTCTataacgatgtaatttttgagaaattccaggggaattttataaaatcccatAAATTCGATTAAACTGATGGATCTTATGATTTAGGCGTGCGAAGCTGCGAGTAAACAATAGTGGTATAAAGGCGTGTACTGACCAGCGTAGGAAGTCCCGTTGACGATCATGACGACTTCCAGCTCCTGTTCGTGCGGCACCACGCGCCAGTACAAGCTGAACAGCGGCGACAGCTCGCGCCGACTGTACTTCTCCAGGGACAGAGAACGGTCCTTCCAGGGGGACTCTGGGGGGAGACGAATATATTCATTTAACCCTTGAGTTGACAAaataagaatttaaaaatagaaatagtcgcctaaaaattaatattatatatatatttattttaatgcacCCTTTTCCGGGAAACCTCGTCTATTTTATTTAAGGTATTTATTCGTGTGCTGGTCACTGCAGTGTCCTAGTAGTTCagatcattaattttatatctttaacaaaaaaacattaaatttatgtatgtagCACCTAGACAGCACGATGTCATCCATCGGGCactgggacatttaccttaGTCTCTCTTACTCAATCTTCACACAACGGGACGATACTCACTCTTATTGCACCCCTTTCCATAAAACCCGTGCGGGCAATAGCACATCTTGGTGGGCGCTTCAGTAGCCTGTATATCGACGCATTTCCCCCGCAGACCGCAGTCGTTGTCCTCCGAACACTCGTCGCTGAACTGGCAGCGTGCGCCGGAGTACATCTTGTTGCATTTGCAGCGGCCGAGGATGTGGAAACCGTGGCCCGAACACGTCTCGTGGTAGTCCTTGCCTGGAAATGTAGATGGCGTTGGTTGTAAAGAGGAATGATAGATGATGGTAGTTGTAGCAGGGATTGATAGATGGCGTTAAATGTAGTGGAAAATGGTAGACGGCGTTGATTATGAATTATAATCTACTATAGTCACTCGTAGAAAAGAGGATCAGAAAACaaaaaatctagtttttttttcaaattgttgTTGCTTTATTATTACAGCTTTCCTGCACTCACGGCATTATTTATCAGGACCACAtctataatctactatttctcaCCGCATTGTTATATTGCAAGGCCAAATACAtgcataatttaatattattatcattgcattacattacaataacaaatatttattttaaccctaATCACACACACTCAAAATTAGCTCTTATTTCTTTCTCATAAAGGTTTGTGCGCTTTGCATTTAGCTAATGCAAAGATTGCAAAGCTTCCAAAGCAAACATCATCAGCCgtcaaaatatttacatttaattactGGTAACATTCTTGCTGTGCCCTTGATTTTTATTGAGCTAATTATAATACAAATTGCTTTGATTCGTACTTTAGTTATTTTTGGTTGCGAGTTCAGCTTCTCACAACTTCGTGCCGGAacatttgttgttgtttttttagaaaaatatggcgctgtccattggaggagaattttgccagtgtctagtaggttttgccgttgtacggtaaaaaaaaaactagaaaacgaaaCATGTGACGTAATGGTTGATGAACGATGATTCGTACTTTAGTTATTTTTGGTTGCGAGACCAGCTCCTcgagaaactcgaagttcgtatcgtaccgtccctctcgctctcgtattaaatagtataagtgtcagagggaccgcacgacacgaacttcgagtttcgagtttcgtagtagcccgaaGTATCTCACAACTTCGTGACGAAACATTTGCGTTCGTTTTTAACACATCTGTCAaaatttgacaactgacagctgtcaaaccGATCACTCTTTTTTTATCAAagagaccaaggcacaaaacctattaatcacacgaaacgtgtggtttgccgaaacaaagtttcaatttatttttacaaaaaaacggcaagagaaaaaatatataatatggaccatcctaTAAAACTTAAGGTATCCAA
It contains:
- the LOC141440520 gene encoding uncharacterized protein isoform X2: MALKLTLCVVACCVASALGHVALTYPPARRYDLDFLDNVRTKPPCGMPKGSLKTSFLAGSTITVHWHLAYAHRGGFSLRILDYLERPVLDLTPRAGGSEFVRDDATAQKYEVRLPGDFTCENCTLQLQREAGEWGDTYRFWSCADIDILQRKDYHETCSGHGFHILGRCKCNKMYSGARCQFSDECSEDNDCGLRGKCVDIQATEAPTKMCYCPHGFYGKGCNKKSPWKDRSLSLEKYSRRELSPLFSLYWRVVPHEQELEVVMIVNGTSYAAIGWRPSGLTKECKNFPVLGPPLADKTSTPNPEPLPVPEPKSEPNTAPEPSPEPKSEPEPSAEPKAEPEPSAEPKAEPEPSAEPKAEPEPSAEPKAEPEPTAEPKAEPEPSAEPKPEPTSEPETTTRLSESDNRNKRVAMHSLDGIDFKNLGDDVTVKTSVSYKVSSSKGRRKRDTEESHFPAHEYVPKFDFNPMDCTDIVIGTARGNYHRVLDYYTRDRSTPRVDTFWGGHDDITAASGFEENGVTTIMFRRKLQAKEPTDHSIVDDVMHVIWARGQEPGQYRHAPPSGLEQGKAAVKDFYRQDELKYHGHGGQRGVAKINFFEETKSASLGGILPLPNKCGGYFKLPANCELGNNSCDYHASWEYLGQKRGKDSVRFTILTKDTKTWTGIGFSNDKRMSQTDAIIGWVDPRSSRPFIMDTWVSGYAAPRVDAHQDISKEAGSIIDGVTTLSFVRKRDTKDSKDLSFTDTQCLYMMFIPHGGGFDPVNKRTSKHAHTPIVSEHRVCIKPCGPEPAEEESTTEAVLPGQTAYTMLIRITGLADSFKTPAPGSQEYEDLKRQVVDSLSKEVANIKGYHGLQLNGFMQNETKAIIADLTLKSIDTNLIEGSSARSLAPAERDESERDSRQRWERVVRDTLAQGRVGNLNVDPEFLLFEPQSLMSTQGQPQPPPSPEGNARSFFGLAATKLYVVVGCVCALLLVALLQAACTLYRSRQGRTKDQLIPNAAWKDYSTANTNYAFEPFENDEKYNSTTSTAPLRERPTSALRPSNPPPPRPTSANKLTPKTNGHKMAGTGKMAANGNGKMAPKYPNSAAQYYHETRSLQRPRGPPGSGQGQYGYSMGGGQRASYSLPRGRDGSQPDFYFMPSQRKYEDF
- the LOC141440520 gene encoding uncharacterized protein isoform X1 → MALKLTLCVVACCVASALGHVALTYPPARRYDLDFLDNVRTKPPCGMPKGSLKTSFLAGSTITVHWHLAYAHRGGFSLRILDYLERPVLDLTPRAGGSEFVRDDATAQKYEVRLPGDFTCENCTLQLQREAGEWGDTYRFWSCADIDILQRKDYHETCSGHGFHILGRCKCNKMYSGARCQFSDECSEDNDCGLRGKCVDIQATEAPTKMCYCPHGFYGKGCNKKSPWKDRSLSLEKYSRRELSPLFSLYWRVVPHEQELEVVMIVNGTSYAAIGWRPSGLTKECKNFPVLGPPLADKTSTPNPEPLPVPEPKSEPNTAPEPSPEPKSEPEPSAEPKAEPEPSAEPKAEPEPSAEPKAEPEPSAEPKAEPEPTAEPKAEPEPSAEPKPEPTSEPETTTRLSESDNRNKRVAMHSLDGIDFKNLGDDVTVKTSVSYKVSSSKGRRKRDTEENVETSSSVHDHKLDNPVPSLEPKPLPKNRSKFVPKSKRVTSTTPTTPPPVTTPEPTSEPTVESKPEPETNVEPKAEPEPSPEPKSVTDTILEPKAEPEPTAEPKAEPEPTAEPKAEPEPTAEPKPEPEPKSEPEPTSEPKAEPEPTSEPKTKSIPNPKIKAELNALPEPTPEPKSEPEPTPEPKSEPEPSPEPKSEPEPSPEPNKSEPKTKPIPNPKIKAELNVLPEPTPEPKSEPEPSPEPKSEPEPKSEPEPSPEPETEPEPSPEPKSEPEPTPEPKAEPDRETLLVKGLKEEAGHFPAHEYVPKFDFNPMDCTDIVIGTARGNYHRVLDYYTRDRSTPRVDTFWGGHDDITAASGFEENGVTTIMFRRKLQAKEPTDHSIVDDVMHVIWARGQEPGQYRHAPPSGLEQGKAAVKDFYRQDELKYHGHGGQRGVAKINFFEETKSASLGGILPLPNKCGGYFKLPANCELGNNSCDYHASWEYLGQKRGKDSVRFTILTKDTKTWTGIGFSNDKRMSQTDAIIGWVDPRSSRPFIMDTWVSGYAAPRVDAHQDISKEAGSIIDGVTTLSFVRKRDTKDSKDLSFTDTQCLYMMFIPHGGGFDPVNKRTSKHAHTPIVSEHRVCIKPCGPEPAEEESTTEAVLPGQTAYTMLIRITGLADSFKTPAPGSQEYEDLKRQVVDSLSKEVANIKGYHGLQLNGFMQNETKAIIADLTLKSIDTNLIEGSSARSLAPAERDESERDSRQRWERVVRDTLAQGRVGNLNVDPEFLLFEPQSLMSTQGQPQPPPSPEGNARSFFGLAATKLYVVVGCVCALLLVALLQAACTLYRSRQGRTKDQLIPNAAWKDYSTANTNYAFEPFENDEKYNSTTSTAPLRERPTSALRPSNPPPPRPTSANKLTPKTNGHKMAGTGKMAANGNGKMAPKYPNSAAQYYHETRSLQRPRGPPGSGQGQYGYSMGGGQRASYSLPRGRDGSQPDFYFMPSQRKYEDF